The following are from one region of the Streptosporangiales bacterium genome:
- a CDS encoding ABC transporter permease subunit, with translation MIGRSTRWLFAVLTVVLGLVYLLPLAWIVLTSLKTNAQVLRDPNALVFTPTLATYAEVIRSGVGAILTSVQIAVLVTAVVLVLAVPAAFALGRRLSVGWSRVIAVVLAAFLVLQMIPQPMTVIPLYSVLARWRILGTLPALILVDIALLLPFAVMLLRPFVLAIPSVLYEAAALDGASRLRAFWSITVPMLSNGIFTVMSVIFITAWGEFVYAINFLPQDVVLPVSALLASQNATYAANWNTLMALAVLTALPLLVVFVVSQKRLINGLSLGAVK, from the coding sequence ATGATCGGGCGCTCGACGCGATGGCTGTTCGCGGTGCTGACCGTGGTCCTCGGCCTGGTCTACCTGCTGCCGCTGGCCTGGATCGTGCTCACCTCGCTGAAGACCAACGCCCAGGTGCTGCGCGACCCGAACGCGCTGGTGTTCACGCCCACCCTGGCCACCTACGCGGAGGTCATCAGGTCCGGCGTCGGGGCCATCCTGACGTCGGTGCAGATCGCCGTGCTGGTCACGGCGGTGGTCCTCGTCCTCGCGGTGCCCGCGGCGTTCGCGCTCGGGCGCAGGCTCTCGGTCGGGTGGAGCCGGGTGATCGCCGTCGTGCTCGCCGCGTTCCTGGTGCTGCAGATGATCCCGCAGCCGATGACGGTCATCCCCCTCTACAGCGTCCTCGCCAGGTGGCGCATCCTCGGCACGCTCCCCGCCCTGATCCTGGTCGACATCGCGCTGCTGCTGCCGTTCGCCGTGATGCTGCTGCGCCCGTTCGTGCTGGCGATCCCCTCGGTGCTGTACGAGGCTGCGGCGCTCGACGGCGCCAGCCGGCTGCGGGCGTTCTGGTCCATCACCGTGCCCATGCTGTCGAACGGCATCTTCACCGTGATGAGCGTCATCTTCATCACCGCCTGGGGCGAGTTCGTCTACGCGATCAACTTCCTCCCGCAGGATGTCGTCCTCCCCGTCAGCGCCCTGCTCGCCTCGCAGAACGCCACCTACGCGGCCAACTGGAACACCCTGATGGCACTGGCCGTGCTGACCGCCCTGCCGTTGCTGGTCGTGTTCGTCGTCTCGCAGAAGCGGCTCATCAACGGCCTCTCCCTGGGCGCGGTCAAGTAG